The genomic interval CGGTGGGGCGCGCGATCCGAGCTCGTCAGGGCTGCCTTCGGCGGTGGCGCATCACGAGCGCCGCGCCGAGGCACGCGAAGGTCGCGAAGAGGGGCACGCCGGGGCTCGGGGCCGATGCCGACGTGGCGACGACGCCGCAGCCACCCGTGTCGGCCTCCGATTCGCAGTCGCGCTGGAGCCCGGCGTAGGGCGTGGGGTCGCAGGCCCCGCCGCTCGTGACCTTCCCTCCGAGCACGGGGCGGGTCCCGTCGGGGCGGTACACCGAGCAGATGCCGCGCACGTCGTCGGCGTGGAGCTCCCGCGCGCTCGAGCGACCCTTGTCGTACGTCGCGAACATGACCGCCTGGGTCTGCTCCGAGTGCGCCATGCCGAGGAAATGCCCCGCCTCGTGGGTCACGACGCTCGTGAGGTCGTAGTCGTTCCCACCCGGCTCGCCCGCCGTCATGTTGTGGTGGAACGTGTTGAGCTCCATGTCGGCGCCGAAGATCTCGCCGGTCTCCGTGTTGAACTTCACGGTCGTGAGCCCGATCGTCTCGGGCGAGCGTGCGGCGCCGTCGGCCGTCTTCCATTCGTTGTCGCGAAAGAGGATGACGTTGACGTTCGGCCTGTCGAGGGCCGTCTCGACCTTCTGGCAGAGCGCTGGCCCGACGTCGCGCACGTCGATGCTGGTTCGTGACGTGGCCGCGCCCTCGGTCGTGCAGCTCGCGCCCGTCCACCGGGTGAAGCTGCGCGCCACCACGTTGGCGACGTCCTCGAAGGCGAGCTTGCGTGAGACGCGGTTGTCGATGCTGTAGCCGACGCACGCGTTCCGCCAGAAGAGCGGCAGCCCCTCTTCGTTGCACCGGCCCGAGTCGCTCGGGTTGAACGACGGGTCGATCGACACGGTCCGCGATCGACAAAAAGCGAGGGCGTCTCGCGGCGCGAGGCCCACGACCCCGAGGGCGACGAGCGCCGCCGTGACGTGCGCGGTCCGCACGAGCCGCCGGCTCACTTGTGGAGGCGCTTCCATTGCACGACGACGTCCCGGGTCACGTCCTCGAGGGCGCGCCCGTGGAGGGCGTCGACCGCCGCGACGGGCCCGGGGGCTGCCGCGCGGGCCTGCGGGGCCACGGGACCGACCCGCGACTCGACCGCCTGATTCCTCGGGAGAAGGAGGCCGCAGTTCGCGTTGCGGACCACGCTCTTTCGCTTGGAAGCGGCGTCGACGAGGACGGGGAACTGCCCCTGCGCGCGCGCCACCACCGAGAACGTCCCGGGCTTGATCGAGCGCGCGAAGAGCAAGGACGACTTGCCCTGGATGAACACGGGCTCGCCGTCGACGAGCTGGCCGATCTTGCCGATCGAGCCCCCGAGCGTGCGGACCCACATCTCGGAGC from Myxococcales bacterium carries:
- a CDS encoding matrixin family metalloprotease, with product MSRRLVRTAHVTAALVALGVVGLAPRDALAFCRSRTVSIDPSFNPSDSGRCNEEGLPLFWRNACVGYSIDNRVSRKLAFEDVANVVARSFTRWTGASCTTEGAATSRTSIDVRDVGPALCQKVETALDRPNVNVILFRDNEWKTADGAARSPETIGLTTVKFNTETGEIFGADMELNTFHHNMTAGEPGGNDYDLTSVVTHEAGHFLGMAHSEQTQAVMFATYDKGRSSARELHADDVRGICSVYRPDGTRPVLGGKVTSGGACDPTPYAGLQRDCESEADTGGCGVVATSASAPSPGVPLFATFACLGAALVMRHRRRQP